The genomic region GCTATTTTATATTACAGCGCAAAAAAAGGATTAAAGCCGTATATACTCGGGTTTGCTATTATTGGTTTGACGATATTTGATTTAGGCAGAATAGATACTAAAATAATTGGTAATATAAATACCAGACACGCATCATTTCTTGATAAATCAACCCAGATAAGTCTCTTAGATAAATATTTACTTGATAAGATGGACTCCGGCGAAATATTCAGAATATTTCCGGTCGAAAATCTCTTTTCCACAAAAGAATTTGCCGCTCGCGGCATAGAGAGCATCGGAGGATACCATCCCGCTAAGTTATGGGTGTACCAATCTTATCTGGATTTTACTTCAATAGATAGATCGTTCGTAAATAAATATTTCAAAAGAGAGACGAATTCGAATCGGACGGTCTTGCGAGAGCCATCCGAAATAAATAAACGTACGTCCGGTCTCGACCTCGCAGCGATATCAATTTTAAACGTAAAATATATAGTAAGCGCTTTTCCAATGAACGAACCTAAATTCGAGCTCATAAAGAAGTTCGAGATCGAAGAAAACGAATTTAATTTTCCGATATACCTGTATAATTTTAATGAAGGTATGCCCCGCGCATGGCTGGTAAATAGGGCACGCGTGTTTGAAACAGAAAAGAATATCGTCGGTTTTATGCGGATGCAAATTATGGATCCCACGAAAGAAGTATTTCTGTCTTCACCACCGGACACACCCCTTGATTCAACCGCAGTCGGTAAAGTAGAGATAATAAAATATTCATTGAATCAGATTGAAATAGCTGTTGAAACATCAGGTCAGATGATTCTCGTCATTTCAGAATTATACTATCCGGCGGGTTGGAAGATGTTTATGGACGATAATCCTATAGAAATGAAACCTGCGAATTATATTCTCAGGAGTGTGGAAATTCCACCCGGTTCACATATTATTAGAATGGATTCTCGACCACCAGCTTTCACGGTTGGATTAACTTTAACAGCAGTAGGCTATTTGGCTATTGCGGGAATATTCATCTTCCCGATTGTAAAACGAAAATTGAGTTAATATTTTGGCTGTCAGCCTTAAATACCGTTCATCTTATAATCTGAAAGCTTCTCTTTTCGTGCTTGGTATAATAATAATCCTCGGGCTGCTTTATGTTTCCCAAAATCTAACTGATCAGCTCCGGGAAGAAGCAAGAAAGACGGTAACATTTTATGCTGAAAGCTATGCGAAAATCGCTTCAGAATATGAAGTGGATGATTACAGTTTTTTCTTCGAACAGTTTGTGAGCAGAATAACG from Candidatus Neomarinimicrobiota bacterium harbors:
- a CDS encoding YfhO family protein, coding for AILYYSAKKGLKPYILGFAIIGLTIFDLGRIDTKIIGNINTRHASFLDKSTQISLLDKYLLDKMDSGEIFRIFPVENLFSTKEFAARGIESIGGYHPAKLWVYQSYLDFTSIDRSFVNKYFKRETNSNRTVLREPSEINKRTSGLDLAAISILNVKYIVSAFPMNEPKFELIKKFEIEENEFNFPIYLYNFNEGMPRAWLVNRARVFETEKNIVGFMRMQIMDPTKEVFLSSPPDTPLDSTAVGKVEIIKYSLNQIEIAVETSGQMILVISELYYPAGWKMFMDDNPIEMKPANYILRSVEIPPGSHIIRMDSRPPAFTVGLTLTAVGYLAIAGIFIFPIVKRKLS